From the genome of Hathewaya histolytica, one region includes:
- a CDS encoding DUF3267 domain-containing protein has product MENKNKISKDKKNLTDVQIKRLEEFNRVREELLEQGYKEKYLSVSTLKANVMALVIAAPIFVICYLLFLVICGDAYKYIRLNMVFYLVAFLGIVVHELIHGLTWSLFCKKKWRAIGFGVDWSTLTPYCCCNEGLKFKGYVLGCAIPTILVGLLPYTISLLLGNYFLAMFGLFHILCGGGDMYILWLIRKEKEAIIVDHPYLVGCTAFEK; this is encoded by the coding sequence ATGGAAAACAAAAATAAAATATCGAAGGATAAAAAAAATTTAACAGATGTTCAAATAAAACGCTTAGAAGAGTTTAATAGAGTTCGTGAAGAATTGCTTGAACAAGGCTATAAAGAAAAATATCTAAGTGTGAGTACTTTAAAAGCGAATGTTATGGCATTGGTAATTGCAGCACCTATTTTTGTAATTTGTTATTTATTATTTTTAGTAATCTGTGGAGATGCCTATAAGTATATACGATTAAATATGGTATTTTACTTAGTTGCATTTTTAGGAATTGTAGTTCATGAATTAATTCATGGACTTACTTGGAGTCTCTTTTGTAAAAAGAAGTGGAGAGCTATAGGATTTGGGGTAGATTGGTCAACACTTACACCATATTGCTGTTGTAACGAAGGTCTTAAATTTAAAGGATATGTTTTAGGATGTGCAATACCTACTATTCTTGTAGGATTATTACCATATACTATTTCGTTATTACTAGGGAATTATTTTTTGGCTATGTTTGGTTTATTCCATATTTTATGCGGAGGTGGTGATATGTATATTTTATGGCTAATTCGTAAGGAGAAGGAGGCAATAATAGTTGATCATCCTTATTTAGTAGGGTGCACTGCCTTTGAAAAATAG
- a CDS encoding DUF6483 family protein, with amino-acid sequence MDIEKLIKKLGKSFGKVIFNKKEKISENITINQMGSTDVFKIVFNKLFHEENYSKAEDLIFNELEKNNSPEVYEVAIEFYNLLLKKSDEELKKSNFPREEIYRGLYDIEKFKVDL; translated from the coding sequence ATGGATATTGAAAAACTTATAAAAAAGCTTGGGAAATCCTTTGGAAAAGTTATTTTCAACAAGAAAGAAAAAATTAGTGAAAATATTACTATTAATCAAATGGGTTCTACAGATGTATTCAAAATAGTTTTTAATAAATTATTTCATGAGGAGAATTATAGTAAAGCAGAAGATTTAATTTTTAACGAATTGGAAAAGAATAATTCACCTGAAGTATATGAAGTTGCAATTGAATTTTATAACTTATTGCTAAAAAAGAGTGATGAAGAATTAAAGAAAAGCAATTTTCCAAGAGAAGAAATTTATAGAGGATTATATGATATAGAAAAATTCAAGGTTGATTTATAA
- a CDS encoding CCA tRNA nucleotidyltransferase produces MIYKDVKINIPNGANYIISTLNKFNYEAYIVGGAVRDSVLGKVPNDYDITTNALPEEIERIFNSLKIKTIPTGIKHGTITVLIEELSYEVTTFRIDGEYRDNRRPEEVIFTSFLQEDLKRRDFTINAMAYNKDEGLIDYFNGVEDLKKGVIKAVGEPLKRFSEDALRMMRTVRFSAQLGFSIDKDTEDAIINLSHNIKYVSIERIREEFNKILLSSNPNAIDKLSEYGLIQYFIPQYKLCECTLQNNPHHIYNVAEHIISSVGNVEQDLPLRLTMFLHDIGKPECKTTDEKGVDHFYCHAEKSSYIAYNLLKEMKYDNKTIDKVITLIKYHDSFINNTKGIKKLLNKIGEDNFRDLLKVRKADILAQNPEFIEEKLLSLKVIENKLEVILKEEQCFKIKDLKIRGLDLINIGIEGKNIGIVLKKLLDLVIDDYSINYREKLLELAKKLKNELL; encoded by the coding sequence ATGATATATAAGGATGTGAAAATAAATATACCTAATGGTGCTAATTATATAATAAGCACATTAAATAAGTTTAATTATGAAGCTTATATAGTAGGAGGAGCAGTTAGGGATAGTGTCCTAGGTAAAGTTCCTAATGATTATGATATAACAACGAATGCTTTGCCAGAAGAAATCGAGAGAATATTTAATAGTCTTAAGATTAAAACGATTCCTACAGGAATTAAGCATGGAACCATAACAGTTTTAATAGAAGAATTAAGCTATGAGGTAACTACTTTTAGAATAGATGGAGAGTATAGGGATAATAGAAGACCAGAAGAAGTGATTTTTACTAGCTTCCTACAGGAAGACTTAAAACGAAGAGATTTTACTATAAATGCTATGGCATACAATAAAGACGAGGGTCTAATAGATTACTTTAATGGGGTTGAAGATTTAAAAAAAGGCGTCATTAAAGCTGTAGGTGAACCTTTAAAAAGGTTTAGTGAAGATGCACTAAGAATGATGAGAACTGTAAGATTCTCTGCTCAGTTAGGATTTAGTATAGATAAAGATACGGAAGATGCAATAATAAACTTAAGTCATAATATAAAATATGTATCTATAGAACGAATAAGAGAAGAATTTAACAAAATATTATTATCAAGTAACCCCAATGCCATAGATAAATTAAGCGAATATGGATTGATACAATACTTTATACCACAGTATAAGCTATGTGAGTGTACTTTACAGAATAATCCTCATCATATATATAATGTAGCAGAACACATAATATCTAGTGTAGGGAATGTAGAGCAAGACTTACCTTTAAGACTGACCATGTTTTTACATGATATTGGAAAACCAGAATGCAAAACTACAGATGAAAAAGGAGTAGACCACTTTTATTGCCATGCTGAAAAATCCTCTTATATAGCATATAATCTTTTAAAAGAAATGAAATATGATAATAAAACAATTGATAAGGTTATTACCTTGATTAAATATCATGATAGTTTTATAAATAATACTAAAGGTATTAAAAAGCTTTTAAATAAAATAGGTGAAGATAATTTTAGGGACTTGCTAAAAGTAAGAAAGGCAGATATTTTGGCGCAAAATCCTGAATTTATAGAGGAAAAGTTATTAAGTTTAAAGGTGATAGAAAATAAGTTGGAGGTTATATTAAAAGAGGAACAGTGTTTTAAAATAAAAGATTTAAAAATTAGAGGGTTAGATTTAATTAATATAGGAATAGAGGGTAAAAATATAGGTATAGTATTAAAAAAATTATTAGATTTGGTTATAGATGATTACAGTATTAATTATAGAGAAAAGTTATTGGAACTTGCGAAAAAATTAAAAAATGAACTTTTGTAA
- a CDS encoding NUDIX hydrolase, translating to MEFLEKTLEKEEIFKGKIVDLSIHTVELPNGKKSKREIINHPGAVAIVAFTKENKILMVRQFRKPLEKVLLEIPAGKLEHNEDIKDCALRELEEETGFIAGELEYLGKIHTSAGFCNECIHIFKATKLGKGTLGGDEDEFISTEEYSLDDVKNMVKSGEITDAKTISSLMYL from the coding sequence ATGGAATTTTTAGAAAAAACCTTAGAAAAAGAAGAGATATTTAAAGGGAAAATAGTAGATTTAAGCATTCATACAGTAGAGCTTCCTAATGGTAAAAAATCAAAGAGGGAGATAATAAATCATCCTGGGGCTGTGGCTATAGTTGCATTCACTAAAGAAAATAAAATTTTAATGGTAAGACAATTTAGAAAGCCTTTAGAAAAGGTGCTATTAGAGATACCAGCAGGGAAATTAGAGCATAATGAAGATATTAAAGATTGTGCACTTAGGGAATTAGAAGAAGAAACAGGATTTATAGCCGGAGAACTTGAATACTTAGGGAAAATTCATACCTCAGCAGGTTTTTGTAATGAATGCATTCATATTTTTAAAGCTACAAAATTAGGTAAAGGAACCTTAGGGGGAGATGAGGATGAGTTTATTTCAACAGAAGAATATAGTTTAGATGATGTGAAGAATATGGTTAAAAGTGGAGAAATCACAGATGCAAAAACTATAAGTTCTCTAATGTATTTATAA
- the spoIIM gene encoding stage II sporulation protein M, producing the protein MVKTIKPQSNEGFTGILNHISENIWLYLLCLIFLCTGVVLGFYNVKYMPSTDKSSIVNWIESSLNIIKQENVSKTSILMGSISNYIPVVIALWFLGMTIIGIPIVLVLDLLKGYALGFSFSFIINNFGVKGIWVGIGTVLLQNLIFVPCVIILSVYAMEFSINILKNKLHNGVLSSILGYSLRFIIIFLVMFIGFLIEAYISPNVLNYLGNALGYVA; encoded by the coding sequence ATGGTAAAAACTATAAAGCCACAATCTAATGAGGGATTTACTGGCATCTTAAATCATATAAGTGAAAACATATGGCTTTACTTACTTTGTTTAATTTTTCTTTGTACTGGTGTAGTTCTAGGATTTTATAACGTAAAATATATGCCTAGTACAGATAAGTCTTCTATAGTTAACTGGATTGAGAGTTCATTAAATATTATAAAGCAGGAAAATGTATCGAAAACTTCTATATTAATGGGAAGTATATCAAACTATATTCCTGTAGTAATAGCATTATGGTTTTTAGGAATGACTATAATAGGTATTCCTATTGTATTAGTTTTAGATCTATTAAAAGGATATGCATTAGGGTTTAGTTTTTCTTTTATAATAAATAATTTTGGAGTAAAAGGTATATGGGTCGGCATTGGAACCGTTCTACTTCAAAATCTGATTTTTGTTCCATGTGTTATTATTTTATCAGTATATGCTATGGAGTTCTCTATTAATATTTTAAAAAATAAATTACATAACGGTGTATTATCAAGTATATTAGGCTATTCTCTGAGATTTATAATTATTTTCTTAGTTATGTTTATAGGATTTTTAATAGAAGCTTATATCTCTCCCAATGTTTTAAACTATTTAGGTAACGCATTAGGGTATGTAGCATGA
- a CDS encoding pyrimidine-nucleoside phosphorylase, producing the protein MRMYDIILKKRDGKELTKEEIGFFIKNYTGGNIPDYQASALLMAIFLNKMSEKETVELTMAMANSGDMLDLSKINGIKVDKHSTGGVGDTTTLILGPMVAATGIPVAKMSGRGLGHTGGTIDKLESIDGFNVEISEENFIENVNRIKFALASQTGNLAPADKKIYALRDVTTTVDNVSLIASSIMSKKIASGADAIVLDVKVGDGAFMKTSEDAKILAKEMVKIGKGVDRKTVAIISDMDQPLGCAIGNALEVEEAIEILKGKGPDDLRELCLVLGSYMVVLGGGASCESEARDMLLKTLENGEALNKFKAFIEAQGGDPNIVENTELLPKAKFIHEVKSTTDGYVTKIHSEKVGVVAMELGAGRVTKESKVDLAVGVVLNKKRGDKVSKGEIIAYIHANNKDLIEKAEEDILNSYIIENKANKSIPLIYDVIK; encoded by the coding sequence ATGAGAATGTATGATATCATTTTAAAGAAGAGAGATGGAAAAGAACTTACTAAGGAAGAAATAGGCTTTTTTATAAAAAATTATACTGGAGGAAATATACCAGATTATCAAGCATCAGCCTTATTGATGGCAATATTTTTAAATAAAATGAGTGAAAAAGAAACAGTGGAGCTTACTATGGCCATGGCAAATTCGGGAGATATGCTAGACCTTTCAAAGATAAATGGTATAAAGGTGGATAAACATAGTACAGGTGGTGTAGGTGATACTACCACTCTTATTTTAGGGCCTATGGTGGCTGCAACTGGAATTCCCGTTGCTAAGATGTCTGGTAGAGGGTTAGGTCATACTGGCGGTACTATTGATAAATTAGAATCTATAGATGGGTTTAATGTGGAAATATCAGAAGAGAATTTTATTGAAAATGTAAACAGAATAAAATTTGCTTTGGCTAGTCAAACAGGAAATCTTGCTCCTGCAGATAAAAAAATATATGCATTAAGAGATGTTACTACTACAGTAGACAATGTTTCTTTAATTGCATCTAGTATAATGAGTAAGAAAATAGCCTCCGGAGCAGATGCTATAGTTTTAGATGTAAAAGTGGGGGATGGAGCTTTTATGAAAACTTCAGAAGATGCCAAAATACTGGCGAAAGAAATGGTGAAAATAGGTAAAGGTGTAGATAGAAAGACAGTGGCTATAATATCTGACATGGATCAACCTTTAGGGTGTGCTATTGGAAATGCTCTTGAAGTAGAGGAAGCTATAGAAATATTAAAGGGAAAGGGCCCTGATGATCTACGAGAGCTTTGCCTTGTTTTAGGAAGCTATATGGTTGTTTTAGGTGGCGGGGCTAGTTGTGAAAGTGAAGCTAGGGATATGCTCCTAAAAACTTTAGAAAATGGTGAAGCTTTAAATAAGTTTAAAGCGTTTATAGAAGCACAAGGTGGAGATCCTAATATCGTAGAAAATACAGAACTCCTTCCAAAGGCTAAGTTTATTCATGAAGTTAAGTCCACTACGGATGGATATGTAACAAAAATTCACAGTGAAAAAGTGGGTGTAGTTGCAATGGAGTTAGGAGCAGGAAGAGTAACAAAGGAAAGTAAAGTAGATCTTGCAGTAGGAGTAGTTTTAAATAAAAAAAGAGGTGACAAGGTTTCAAAAGGTGAAATAATTGCATATATACATGCCAATAATAAGGATTTAATAGAAAAAGCTGAAGAAGATATTTTAAACTCTTATATTATTGAAAATAAAGCTAATAAATCTATTCCTCTTATATATGATGTTATTAAATAA
- the helD gene encoding RNA polymerase recycling motor HelD yields the protein MSALNHPDYENESKRLSLTIDYLKHFDEIINKRKKQIDEYLDYSKTHYNSDNSEQFNELIINETLQGSMESRLKNISKSLNKPYFARVDFREDGANKLGRYYIGKMSLLNEDTEEFLIIDWRSPIANLYYEGRLGESSYKCPDGEISGKISLKRQYTIENAKLEEIFDIDITTNDDFLQAALGSNKDNRLKDIVSTIQTEQNKVIRAPMWNPLIVQGAAGGGKTTIALHRIAYLMYHYEKTLKPENFMIIAPNSFFLSYISEVLPELGVENVIQTTFEDFAFKVLGKNIGKKLKLNSPHEKLSTIIENSPNYMNNNDNTHADIITMASSFKSSLEFKSLLSRYLIYIEYHYIPKEDFKVNEFVLFTYKEIQRQFIKEYSYLPFTKRINEIKKRMLNKISYQSDKILNRIEDEYEEKLNKVRNAMDDCEERRIKIISIIDERDNLLSDIKSGLKNVVKDYISKIPKRSIYIYYKNFLGNLDKLKGDNHDIDIINYIKDSSLENLKNNTIEIEDLSPLMDIATSIYGINEKINLRHIVIDEAQDLSLFQFYILKKIVNNNSFTILGDLCQGIYSYRGINDWNDVSTHIFDENSTKLCLEQSYRTTIEIMNSATKVIGSLSDSRLPKSKPVIRHGEEVKIFEKNSLKEIAKEIDIRIENLANSNYKSMAIICKTLDECKKLKSLIKNKKNISLITGKEKNYPGGIVIIPCHLAKGLEFDVVIIANVSKEAYIKKELDVKLLYVAMTRPLHELYIYSLGEKSEILP from the coding sequence ATGTCTGCCCTTAATCATCCTGACTATGAAAATGAATCAAAAAGACTATCTTTAACCATTGACTACTTAAAGCACTTTGATGAAATTATAAATAAAAGAAAGAAACAAATTGATGAGTATCTTGACTATAGCAAAACACATTATAACTCAGATAATTCAGAACAATTTAATGAATTAATAATAAATGAAACACTACAAGGGAGTATGGAAAGTAGACTTAAAAATATAAGTAAAAGTCTTAATAAACCTTATTTTGCTAGAGTTGATTTTAGAGAAGATGGAGCAAATAAACTTGGTAGATACTATATTGGGAAAATGTCCCTTTTGAATGAAGATACCGAAGAATTTCTAATTATAGATTGGCGCTCTCCTATAGCAAATCTATATTATGAAGGGAGATTAGGTGAATCTAGTTACAAGTGTCCCGATGGAGAAATTTCAGGTAAAATATCATTAAAAAGACAGTACACTATAGAAAATGCTAAGCTAGAAGAGATATTTGATATAGATATAACTACTAATGATGATTTCCTTCAAGCTGCATTAGGTTCAAATAAAGATAATAGGTTAAAAGATATCGTATCTACAATTCAAACTGAACAAAATAAAGTAATTAGAGCTCCCATGTGGAACCCTCTTATAGTTCAAGGTGCTGCTGGAGGGGGGAAAACTACTATAGCATTACATAGAATTGCTTATCTTATGTATCACTATGAAAAAACTTTAAAGCCCGAAAACTTTATGATAATAGCCCCTAATAGCTTTTTCTTAAGCTATATATCGGAGGTTCTTCCAGAGTTAGGGGTAGAAAATGTAATTCAAACTACCTTTGAAGATTTCGCTTTTAAAGTTCTAGGTAAGAATATAGGTAAAAAACTTAAATTAAACTCTCCTCATGAAAAGTTATCTACAATAATCGAAAATTCTCCAAATTACATGAATAATAACGACAATACCCATGCTGATATAATAACCATGGCTTCCTCCTTTAAATCCTCTTTAGAATTTAAAAGTTTACTTTCTAGATATTTAATATATATAGAGTATCACTATATTCCTAAAGAAGATTTTAAAGTAAATGAATTTGTATTATTTACATATAAGGAAATTCAGAGACAATTTATAAAAGAATATAGTTATCTACCTTTTACAAAAAGAATAAATGAAATAAAGAAACGTATGTTAAATAAAATATCATACCAAAGTGATAAAATACTTAATCGTATTGAAGATGAGTACGAAGAAAAATTAAATAAGGTACGAAATGCTATGGATGATTGTGAAGAAAGAAGAATTAAAATTATATCTATAATAGATGAGAGAGATAATCTTCTTTCAGATATTAAAAGTGGATTAAAAAATGTAGTAAAAGATTATATTTCCAAAATACCTAAAAGATCAATATATATATATTATAAAAATTTTTTAGGAAACCTTGATAAACTAAAAGGAGATAATCATGATATAGATATTATAAACTATATAAAAGATTCCTCTTTAGAAAATCTTAAAAATAATACTATAGAAATTGAGGACTTATCTCCGCTTATGGATATTGCCACATCTATATATGGTATAAATGAAAAAATAAATTTAAGACATATTGTAATTGACGAGGCGCAGGATCTAAGTTTGTTTCAATTTTATATACTTAAGAAAATAGTAAATAATAATTCGTTCACAATACTTGGAGACTTGTGCCAAGGGATATATAGTTATAGAGGTATTAATGATTGGAATGATGTATCTACACATATTTTCGATGAAAACTCAACTAAACTTTGCTTAGAACAAAGCTATAGAACCACTATTGAAATAATGAACTCTGCAACTAAAGTTATAGGTAGTTTAAGCGATTCTCGTCTTCCTAAATCTAAACCAGTAATACGTCATGGAGAGGAAGTTAAAATTTTCGAAAAAAACTCTCTAAAAGAAATAGCAAAAGAAATTGATATTAGAATAGAAAATCTTGCAAACAGCAATTATAAGTCCATGGCCATAATTTGCAAAACCTTAGATGAGTGTAAGAAACTAAAATCTCTAATTAAAAATAAGAAAAATATTTCCCTTATAACTGGTAAGGAAAAAAATTATCCTGGTGGGATAGTCATAATTCCTTGCCACCTAGCAAAAGGGTTAGAATTTGATGTGGTGATTATAGCTAATGTTTCAAAAGAAGCATATATAAAAAAAGAACTAGATGTAAAACTACTTTATGTAGCTATGACTAGACCTCTTCATGAGCTTTATATTTATTCTCTGGGAGAAAAAAGTGAAATCTTACCCTAA
- a CDS encoding D-alanyl-D-alanine carboxypeptidase family protein produces MKRKKFLALVLTIIFIMPLFSTKVLALDKEKDKKPSTESQNLDVEAKSALLIEPTTGKVLFEKNKDEQYAPASVTKVMTMLLTMEAVDSGKIKLSDKVTVSENAKKMGGSTMLLDTGEVRTVEELLKGVAIASGNDAAVALSEYLSGSEDAFVGEMNKRAKELGMNKTTFKNCTGLPKEGHISSAYDISLMSRELLKHPKILKYTGTYMETVSEGRKSPISLVNHNKLVRFFNGCDGLKTGYTEEAKYCISATAVKNNVRMLSVIMGAPTYKIRNKDASALMNYGFSKFEFKNILKKGAEVEKVVFNKKGDKFLIARAKDEFYLPLERGKGNKVEKKIVIDKDRKQYKRGEVIGYCEILIDGRSVKKIDIYSDRDIKVGHFFSDLKDNLSQIFDNAV; encoded by the coding sequence ATGAAAAGAAAAAAATTTTTAGCCTTAGTATTAACTATTATATTTATAATGCCATTATTTTCCACTAAAGTACTAGCATTAGATAAAGAAAAAGATAAGAAACCATCTACAGAAAGTCAGAATTTAGATGTTGAAGCAAAATCTGCTCTATTAATAGAACCAACTACAGGAAAAGTCCTATTTGAAAAAAATAAGGATGAGCAATATGCACCTGCCTCAGTTACAAAGGTGATGACTATGCTTTTAACTATGGAAGCTGTTGATAGTGGTAAAATAAAGCTAAGTGATAAGGTTACTGTAAGTGAGAATGCTAAAAAAATGGGTGGAAGTACAATGTTATTAGATACTGGAGAGGTTAGAACTGTAGAAGAATTATTAAAGGGTGTTGCTATTGCATCGGGAAATGATGCGGCTGTAGCTCTTTCTGAATATTTAAGTGGTAGTGAAGATGCCTTTGTAGGTGAGATGAATAAGCGTGCAAAAGAATTAGGTATGAATAAAACTACCTTTAAAAATTGTACTGGACTTCCTAAGGAAGGTCATATATCTTCAGCATATGATATATCTTTAATGTCTAGAGAATTACTTAAACATCCTAAAATTTTAAAATATACAGGTACTTATATGGAAACAGTTTCTGAAGGAAGAAAGTCACCCATTTCCCTTGTGAATCATAATAAATTGGTTAGATTTTTTAATGGATGTGATGGACTGAAAACAGGATATACTGAGGAAGCTAAGTACTGTATTTCTGCTACAGCAGTAAAAAATAATGTTAGAATGTTGTCTGTAATAATGGGAGCACCTACTTATAAGATAAGAAATAAGGATGCATCTGCCCTTATGAATTATGGATTTTCAAAGTTTGAATTTAAAAATATACTTAAAAAAGGTGCTGAAGTTGAAAAAGTTGTATTTAATAAAAAAGGTGATAAGTTTTTAATTGCACGTGCAAAAGATGAATTTTATTTACCTTTAGAAAGAGGTAAGGGAAACAAAGTGGAAAAGAAAATAGTCATTGATAAGGACAGAAAACAATATAAAAGAGGAGAAGTTATAGGTTATTGTGAGATTTTAATTGATGGAAGATCTGTTAAAAAGATAGATATATATTCAGATAGAGATATCAAGGTAGGACACTTCTTTAGTGATTTAAAAGATAATTTAAGTCAAATATTTGATAATGCAGTATAA
- a CDS encoding IS1182 family transposase — protein MLMHQKMILSEYGDIYDRIIPKDNMLRRIKEMVDFSFIYDELVSTYCNNNGRGAIDPIRMFKYLLLKTIFNISDVDVVERSKYDMSFKYFLDMAPEEDVINPSSLTKFRKLRLKDTNLMDMLISKTVEIALEKEIIKSKSIIVDSTHTKARYNQKTPREVLIEQSKKLRKSVYNIDESMKARFPNKVNNGLLEDEIEYCQKLISVIEKEEVISSYPAVKEKLNLLKETIEDDLEVLSFSKDADAKVGHKTADTSFFGYKTHIAMTEERIITAAVVTSGEKHDGKQLKSLIEKSEASGLNIENIIGDAAYSEKENIEYVNESEKNLIAKLSKSVSHGNKRQTKTKFEYNKDADMYACEAGHMSTKKTSTRPKKHAKDGLGTVISYFFDVKKCQCCPLKQGCYKEGAKTKSYSVSIKTNTHQKHIEFQETDFFKEKSKERYKIEAKNSEMKHRHGYDVASAAGLVGMQMQGALTIFAVNLKRILTLSNQ, from the coding sequence ATGTTAATGCATCAAAAGATGATATTAAGCGAATATGGTGATATATATGATAGGATTATCCCTAAAGATAATATGTTGAGAAGGATTAAAGAAATGGTAGATTTCTCATTCATCTACGATGAATTAGTTTCTACATATTGCAATAATAACGGTCGCGGAGCGATTGACCCAATAAGAATGTTTAAATATCTTTTACTAAAAACTATTTTCAATATTTCTGATGTAGATGTTGTTGAACGCTCTAAATATGATATGTCTTTTAAATATTTCTTAGATATGGCTCCGGAGGAGGATGTAATTAATCCAAGTTCTTTAACTAAATTTAGAAAGCTACGCTTAAAGGACACTAATCTAATGGACATGCTAATTTCTAAAACCGTAGAAATAGCATTGGAAAAGGAAATTATAAAATCAAAATCAATTATTGTTGATTCAACTCATACCAAAGCTAGATACAATCAAAAAACACCTAGGGAAGTTTTAATTGAACAATCTAAAAAACTTCGAAAGTCAGTTTATAACATTGATGAGTCAATGAAAGCAAGGTTTCCTAATAAAGTTAACAACGGTCTTCTTGAGGATGAAATAGAGTATTGTCAAAAACTTATATCAGTTATTGAAAAAGAAGAGGTCATTTCAAGTTATCCAGCTGTAAAAGAAAAATTAAATTTATTAAAAGAAACAATCGAAGATGATTTAGAGGTTTTGTCATTCTCTAAAGATGCTGACGCAAAAGTTGGACACAAAACTGCTGATACATCTTTCTTTGGGTATAAAACTCATATTGCAATGACTGAGGAACGTATTATTACTGCTGCTGTAGTTACTTCGGGAGAAAAACACGATGGAAAACAACTAAAATCACTTATTGAAAAGAGCGAAGCCTCTGGCTTAAACATAGAAAATATTATTGGAGATGCAGCTTATTCAGAAAAAGAAAATATAGAATATGTAAATGAAAGTGAAAAAAATCTAATTGCAAAGCTTAGTAAATCAGTATCTCATGGTAACAAAAGACAAACTAAAACGAAGTTTGAATATAATAAAGATGCAGATATGTATGCGTGTGAAGCTGGCCATATGAGTACTAAGAAAACTAGTACTAGACCTAAAAAACATGCCAAAGATGGACTAGGTACAGTAATTTCTTATTTTTTTGATGTTAAAAAGTGTCAGTGTTGCCCTTTAAAACAAGGGTGCTATAAAGAAGGTGCTAAAACTAAATCATACTCAGTTTCAATCAAAACGAATACGCATCAAAAACATATTGAATTTCAAGAAACTGATTTTTTTAAAGAAAAATCAAAAGAGAGATATAAAATTGAAGCTAAAAATAGTGAAATGAAACATAGACATGGGTATGATGTTGCGTCAGCCGCAGGTCTTGTTGGCATGCAAATGCAAGGTGCATTGACCATTTTTGCTGTAAACTTGAAGAGAATATTGACTCTAAGCAATCAGTAA
- a CDS encoding segregation/condensation protein A → MSISIKIENFEGPFDLLLHLIKKNEMDIYDIKISEITSQYLFYLNKMQDMDLEVTSEFIVIAATLLEIKSRELLPKLEPEEEVDEENSKEELVKKLIEYNKFKEVAKILKDRENNEGILYSKRPEIIEEKKELDLKELLKNVTLLKLYNIFSELMNTYYNKQNTGNRVPKQISIDKYRIEDKMNYLQEVFINKRRAIFSEVVFSCESKIEVIVTFLAMLELIRLKKLRVVQDNNFTEIFMEGVSYSGN, encoded by the coding sequence ATGTCTATAAGTATAAAAATAGAAAATTTTGAAGGTCCTTTTGACCTTTTACTTCATCTTATAAAGAAAAATGAAATGGATATATATGATATTAAAATTTCTGAAATTACTTCCCAGTACTTATTTTATTTAAATAAAATGCAAGATATGGACCTTGAAGTTACTTCTGAGTTTATAGTTATAGCTGCTACCTTGCTCGAAATAAAATCTAGGGAGTTACTACCTAAACTTGAACCAGAGGAAGAAGTAGATGAAGAGAACTCTAAGGAGGAATTAGTTAAGAAGTTAATTGAGTATAATAAGTTTAAAGAAGTTGCAAAAATTTTAAAGGATAGAGAAAATAATGAAGGTATATTATATTCTAAGCGTCCAGAGATTATAGAAGAAAAAAAAGAGCTAGATTTAAAAGAGCTCTTAAAAAATGTAACATTACTTAAGTTGTATAATATATTCAGTGAATTAATGAACACATACTACAATAAGCAAAATACCGGTAATAGGGTACCTAAACAAATATCTATAGATAAATATAGGATTGAAGATAAAATGAATTACTTACAAGAGGTTTTTATAAATAAAAGGAGAGCAATTTTTTCAGAAGTTGTGTTTAGTTGTGAAAGTAAAATAGAAGTTATTGTAACCTTTTTAGCTATGTTAGAACTAATAAGATTAAAAAAATTGAGGGTTGTACAAGATAATAATTTTACAGAGATATTTATGGAAGGGGTATCATATAGTGGAAATTAA